One segment of Triticum aestivum cultivar Chinese Spring chromosome 2A, IWGSC CS RefSeq v2.1, whole genome shotgun sequence DNA contains the following:
- the LOC123185504 gene encoding UDP-glycosyltransferase 89B2-like: MGTSDPSVEMAASKPCVLVVPFPAQGHTVALLDLAALLAARGLRLTVVTTPANAYLLSPLLAAHPDMVRPLTLPFPSHPSLPAGLESFQDCPPTYAAVFVHALAALHHPILAWAKSHPVAAILSDFFCGWTQPLAAELGVPRLVFTPSGVLGTAVPHSLFRRLVKQRPSDADHVVAFPDIPGEPVYQWKELSIMYRMYAEGLVDEEFGGAVRRNYLWNLESWGFVSNTFRALEGRYLDTPLGDLGSRRVWAVGPVASEADAAGQRGGEAAVAAGDLSA; the protein is encoded by the coding sequence ATGGGTACCTCCGATCCATCCGTGGAGATGGCGGCGTCCAAGCCTTGCGTCCTCGTCGTGCCCTTCCCCGCGCAGGGCCACACGGTGGCGCTCCTCGACCTGGCGGCCCTGCTGGCCGCGCGCGGGCTCCGCCTCACCGTCGTCACCACACCCGCCAATGCCTACCTGCTCTCGCCTCTCCTCGCCGCTCACCCCGACATGGTCCGGCCCCTCACGCTCCCCTTCCCCTCCCACCCTTCTCTCCCCGCGGGCCTCGAGAGCTTCCAGGACTGCCCTCCCACCTACGCCGCCGTCTTCGTCCACGCTCTCGCCGCCCTCCACCACCCCATCCTCGCGTGGGCCAAGTCGCACCCCGTCGCCGCCATCCTGTCCGATTTCTTCTGCGGGTGGACGCAGCCTCTCGCTGCCGAGCTTGGCGTCCCGAGGCTGGTCTTCACGCCTTCCGGCGTCCTCGGCACCGCCGTCCCGCATTCGCTCTTCCGCCGACTCGTCAAGCAGCGACCGTCAGACGCCGACCACGTCGTTGCCTTCCCGGATATTCCTGGCGAGCCGGTGTATCAGTGGAAGGAGCTCTCCATCATGTACAGGATGTACGCCGAAGGCCTCGTGGATGAAGAGTTCGGCGGGGCAGTGAGGCGGAACTATCTCTGGAACCTCGAGAGCTGGGGATTCGTGTCCAACACGTTCCGTGCCCTCGAGGGGAGGTACCTGGACACGCCGCTCGGTGACCTGGGGTCAAGGCGCGTGTGGGCGGTGGGACCGGTCGCGTCGGAGGCAGACGCCGCCGGCCAGcgcggcggggaggcggccgtcGCGGCCGGCGATCTCAGCGCGTAG